From Ipomoea triloba cultivar NCNSP0323 chromosome 5, ASM357664v1, the proteins below share one genomic window:
- the LOC116019058 gene encoding uncharacterized protein LOC116019058, with the protein MEKGRAPEDLSVTKPLQKPFQSSFTLLPIKRRQLPSLVSLCLGVIGRHFEDIIEDLAEIASNFPPNIKMALTAIARRRKLLNDDVIMALAESSWEILDISGSDVSDVGLLEVVKTCKYLKAVDVSRCSKVTSAGVSELLQHCQSLEILRWGGCPRSEHTARGCLSMLKPNLKDVEGESWEEVDASEIAHGAQSLRWLVWPKIEKHLLENLQVECPRIIVNPKTSPLGFRGLEVPREATLDVALDDPIVEDIDPKTWAVSGVIRTTLPSVSRPPDELSIAEKFRLAFEERDTRLAPKRAKNARQRQRRAEREWVMMSTKAKALALASQATKSLHIRN; encoded by the exons ATGGAAAAAGGAAGAGCTCCGGAGGATCTAAGTGTAACAAAGCCTCTGCAGAAGCCATTTCAATCTTCCTTTACAT TGTTGCCAATTAAGAGGAGACAGCTTCCGAGCTTAGTGAGCTTGTGCCTTGGAGTCATCGGTAGACATTTTGAGGATATCATCGAAGACTTGGCTGAAATCGCTTCTAATTTCCCTCCTAATATTAAG ATGGCACTTACAGCAATTGCAAGGAGGAGAAAGTTATTGAATGATGACGTCATCATGGCATTAGCTGAAAGTTCATGGGAAATCCTTGATATATCTGGTTCTGATGTTTCTGATGTTGGCCTCTTAGAAGTGGTAAAGACTTGCAAATATCTAAAAGCAGTAGATGTAAG TCGGTGCAGCAAAGTCACATCAGCTGGTGTTTCAGAACTCTTGCAGCATTGTCAGTCACTGGAGATATTGAGATGGGG AGGGTGCCCAAGGAGTGAACACACTGCACGGGGATGCTTGAGTATGTTGAAACCAAACCTCAAAGATGTGGAGGGAGAGTCGTGGGAGGAAGTTGATGCCTCAGAAATAGCTCATGGTGCTCAGTCATTGCGTTGGCTAGTGTGG CCCAAGATTGAGAAGCATTTGTTAGAGAATCTGCAAGTTGAATGCCCTCGCATCATAGTGAACCCGAAGACCTCTCCTCTGGGTTTCAGGGGGCTTGAAGTTCCTCGCGAAGCAACACTAGATGTAGCGTTGGATGATCCAATAGTCGAAGATATTGACCCAAAAACGTGGGCAGTGTCTGGGGTCATACGCACAACTTTGCCATCGGTCTCAAGGCCACCAGATGAACTGTCCATTGCTGAAAAATTCAGGCTTGCATTTGAAGAAAGAGATACCCGGCTAGCGCCAAAGCGAGCCAAGAACGCAAGGCAACGCCAACGGCGTGCAGAGAGGGAATGGGTGATGATGAGCACAAAAGCAAAGGCACTGGCACTTGCCTCGCAAGCAACCAAATCCTTACACATCCGGAACTAG
- the LOC116019796 gene encoding calcium-dependent protein kinase 33-like: MGNRTSRHKHGEKHRSEAGSHQTHIEYTKSPGQGAGLPVRPQSIPKPVSKSDAILGKAYEDVRAHYSLGKELGRGQFGVTYLCTEIRTGKQYACKSISKKKLVTKGDKDDMRREVQIMQHLSGQPNIVEFKGAYEDANSVYLVMELCAGGELFDRIIAKGHYSERAAASLCRSIVNVVHTCHFMGVMHRDLKPENFLLSDKSENAALKATDFGLSVFIEEGRVYKDLVGSAYYVAPEVLGRKYGKEADVWSAGVMLYILLSGVPPFWAETERGIFNAILKGELDFQTKPWPSISSIAKDLVRGMLAPDPKRRLTAAQVLEHPWMREDGEASDRPLDSAVLSRMKQFRAMNKLKKLALKFIAENLSEEEIHGLKAMFTNIDTDNSGTITYEELKKGLAQLGANLTEAEVKQLMEAADVDGNGSIDYIEFITATMHKHRLEREENLYKAFQYFDKDSSGFITRDELETAMKEHGIADAATIKEIISEVDADHDGRINYEEFCTMMRSGTKQQAKLF, encoded by the exons ATGGGTAACCGTACAAGCAGACATAAGCATGGTGAAAAGCACAGATCAGAAGCTGGAAGCCATCAGACTCACATCGAGTACACAAAGTCACCTGGGCAGGGAGCTGGACTGCCTGTAAGGCCACAATCAATCCCAAAACCAGTTTCAAAGTCAGATGCAATTCTGGGTAAGGCATATGAGGATGTTAGGGCACATTACAGTCTGGGGAAAGAACTGGGTAGGGGTCAATTTGGGGTTACCTATCTGTGTACTGAGATTAGAACTGGAAAGCAGTATGCCTGCAAGTCAATTTCAAAGAAAAAGCTTGTGACTAAGGGGGATAAGGATGATATGAGGAGGGAGGTTCAGATTATGCAGCATTTGAGTGGGCAGCCTAATATTGTGGAGTTCAAGGGGGCTTATGAGGATGCTAATTCTGTGTATCTTGTGATGGAGTTGTGTGCTGGTGGAGAGCTTTTCGATCGGATTATTGCTAAGGGGCATTATAGCGAAAGGGCTGCTGCCTCTCTTTGCAGGTCTATAGTAAATGTTGTTCATACTTGCCATTTTATGGGCGTGATGCACCGCGATTTGAAGCCCGAGAATTTCTTGTTGTCTGATAAAAGTGAAAATGCTGCCTTGAAGGCTACTGATTTTGGCTTATCAGTGTTCATTGAAGAAG GAAGGGTGTATAAGGATTTAGTCGGGAGTGCTTACTATGTTGCTCCCGAAGTCTTGGGAAGAAAGTATGGGAAGGAAGCGGATGTTTGGAGTGCAGGTGTTATGTTGTATATTTTACTCAGTGGTGTGCCTCCCTTCTGGGCTG AAACTGAGCGGGGGATCTTTAATGCTATACTTAAAGGAGAACTTGACTTCCAAACAAAACCTTGGCCTTCTATATCGAGCATTGCCAAGGACCTAGTACGAGGGATGCTAGCCCCGGACCCGAAGAGACGCCTTACTGCTGCCCAGGTTCTTG AGCATCCATGGATGCGAGAAGATGGAGAAGCATCTGACAGACCACTAGATAGCGCTGTCCTCTCAAGAATGAAGCAATTCAGAGCAatgaacaaactaaaaaaacttGCCCTGAAG TTTATTGCAGAAAATCTCTCAGAAGAAGAAATTCATGGACTGAAAGCAATGTTTACAAATATTGACACTGACAACAGTGGTACAATTACGTACGAAGAACTGAAGAAGGGATTGGCCCAACTCGGGGCAAATCTCACAGAGGCTGAAGTTAAGCAGTTGATGGAAGCT GCTGATGTAGATGGGAATGGCTCGATAGACTACATCGAATTCATCACTGCTACAATGCACAAGCACAGGctagaaagagaagaaaatctATACAAAGCATTTCAGTATTTCGATAAAGATAGCAGTGG ATTTATCACGAGAGATGAACTCGAGACTGCTATGAAGGAACACGGAATAGCTGATGCAGCAACTATAAAGGAAATAATATCTGAAGTCGATGCAGATCAT GATGGAAGAATCAACTATGAAGAGTTTTGCACAATGATGAGATCaggaaccaaacagcaagccaaGCTGTTCTAA
- the LOC116020723 gene encoding NEP1-interacting protein-like 1: MSSDQISSSHSILTGKLLRMKTRLFSRIEGLVLRSRDCLFSWVSADMLASASAILFMLFKKTVWSLSMCVLALGGATVGIVTGALKGQTTETGLLRGAAVGSVAGAITAVQLLELMINGESFSKVALVCSLVDGKVFMEWVSPAVLKAYQWQVGTVDTSLREISDIFDTNQSRGLSNDTIQKLPKYRFQHSAKMCRNFEDITCAICLQDFDGGEYVRMLPNCRHSFHLPCIDEWLVRHGNCPVCRTDV, from the exons atgtCGAGTGATCAGATCAGTTCTTCACACTCAATTCTCACCGGTAAACTGTTAAGGATGAAGACGAGGTTGTTTTCAAGAATTGAGGGTTTGGTTCTCAGGAGTAGAGACTGCTTGTTTTCCTGGGTTTCTGCGGACATGCTTGCTTCTGCGTCTGCGATTTTGTTCATGTTGTTCAAGAAAACTGTCTGGTCTCTCTCCATGTGCGTTCTTGCtctag GAGGTGCGACGGTAGGAATAGTGACAGGAGCACTGAAGGGGCAAACTACAGAAACTGGGCTACTGAGAGGGGCTGCAGTTGGTTCTGTGGCAGGAGCCATCACAGCCGTCCAATTGTTGGAACTTATGATCAATGGAGAGTCCTTCTCCAAG GTCGCTCTTGTATGTAGTCTTGTAGATGGAAAGGTATTCATGGAGTGGGTCAGCCCTGCAGTCCTCAAAGCTTATCAATGGCAG GTTGGTACTGTGGATACAAGTTTGAGGGAAATATCAGACATATTTGACACCAATCAAAGCCGAGGATTGTCTAATGATACCATACAGAAGTTGCCAAAGTACAGATTTCAACATTCTGCTAAAATGTGCAGAAACTTTGAAGACATTACCTGTGCAATTTGTTTGCAG GATTTTGATGGCGGGGAGTATGTGAGGATGTTACCGAATTGTAGGCATTCCTTTCACTTACCGTGCATAGATGAATGGCTAGTCCGGCATGGAAATTGCCCGGTTTGCCGAACGGACGTTTGA
- the LOC116019170 gene encoding uncharacterized protein LOC116019170 encodes MSFGKGGSGWTSFRKEELQEEEIWGGFHERDRFAAVGGGEADVSSPSTALRRVSTAAKMIPRSNREPKMAAHQQQHSAPVNIPDWSKIYGGGGGDGFVRSSWESDGDEDDENGEMMPPHEWLARKYARSQISSFSVCEGVGRTLKGRDISRVRNAVLTRTGFLE; translated from the coding sequence ATGTCGTTCGGGAAAGGTGGCAGTGGGTGGACATCGTTCAGGAAAGAAGAGcttcaagaagaagaaatctggGGGGGTTTCCATGAACGAGACAGATTCGCGGCGGTCGGCGGCGGAGAAGCTGACGTGTCATCGCCGTCCACCGCCCTGCGGCGCGTATCCACGGCCGCCAAAATGATCCCACGGTCCAACAGAGAACCCAAAATGGCGGCCCATCAACAACAACACTCGGCGCCTGTCAACATACCTGACTGGTCAAAAATctacggcggcggcggcggcgatggTTTTGTGAGGAGTAGCTGGGAAAGTGACGGCGATGAAGACGATGAAAATGGAGAAATGATGCCACCGCACGAATGGCTTGCGAGGAAGTATGCGAGGAGTCAAATATCCTCTTTTTCAGTGTGTGAAGGCGTTGGAAGGACACTGAAAGGAAGGGACATAAGCCGAGTTAGGAATGCCGTGCTGACCCGAACTGGTTTTCTTGAATAA